From a region of the uncultured Desulfatiglans sp. genome:
- a CDS encoding Periplasmic component of efflux system: MKDIVSENQTAHNPLPAAKLPGLDGDRRTRGFFRWWMIWAFLAVLSALVVLKLTAVRKADGVQYKTQTARSGGITVTVSATGNLEPTNQVEIGSELSGTVRTVEVDYNDRVQAGQVLAHLDTARLKAQVLQSKASLASARSALLEAQATVGESRSNMARLKNVSSLSGGRAVSRQDLDAAEAALERAKALEAVCRAAISQAQANLEINETDLSKAVIRSPIDGMVLSRSVEPGQTVAASLQAPVLFILAEDLTRMELHVDVDEADVGLVHAGQTADFTVDAYPDRRFPATVRQVRFASQTVDGVVTYETVLTVDNRDLTLRPGMTATADIVVAAMKEALLVPNAALRFQPSDPDGAGTSASTGGILQKILPRPPRSSPKKVKQQTDNKKDQQVWIIENGVPTAIPVTVGLTDGLMTALIAGDVRPGMELVVEQLEKKR, from the coding sequence ATGAAAGACATCGTCTCCGAAAATCAGACTGCCCATAACCCTCTGCCGGCCGCGAAGCTTCCCGGCCTTGACGGCGACCGGCGGACCCGCGGATTCTTCCGATGGTGGATGATCTGGGCATTCCTGGCCGTCCTCTCGGCGCTGGTGGTTCTGAAGCTCACCGCCGTCCGAAAAGCGGACGGCGTACAATACAAGACGCAGACCGCGCGGTCAGGCGGAATTACAGTCACGGTCTCCGCCACCGGGAATCTCGAGCCGACCAACCAGGTCGAGATCGGCAGCGAGCTTTCGGGCACCGTGAGGACGGTTGAAGTGGACTACAACGACCGCGTGCAGGCCGGACAGGTCCTTGCTCACCTGGACACCGCCCGGCTCAAGGCCCAGGTGCTGCAGTCGAAGGCATCCCTCGCCTCGGCCCGCTCCGCCCTGCTCGAAGCCCAGGCCACGGTGGGGGAATCACGGAGCAACATGGCAAGGCTGAAGAATGTCAGCAGTCTGAGCGGCGGGCGGGCGGTCTCCAGGCAGGATCTGGACGCCGCCGAGGCGGCGCTGGAGCGCGCCAAGGCCTTGGAAGCGGTGTGCCGAGCGGCCATTTCCCAGGCCCAGGCCAACCTGGAGATCAACGAAACCGACCTGTCGAAGGCCGTCATCCGCTCACCGATCGACGGCATGGTCCTCAGCCGCTCAGTGGAACCCGGGCAGACTGTGGCAGCCTCCCTACAAGCCCCGGTCCTGTTCATCCTGGCGGAGGACCTCACCCGCATGGAACTGCATGTCGATGTCGACGAGGCGGACGTGGGGCTGGTGCACGCCGGGCAAACCGCCGACTTCACGGTGGACGCCTACCCGGACCGCCGGTTTCCGGCAACCGTCCGGCAGGTCCGCTTCGCCTCGCAAACCGTCGACGGCGTCGTCACCTACGAGACGGTGTTGACCGTGGACAACCGCGACTTGACCCTGCGGCCGGGGATGACCGCGACAGCCGACATCGTCGTGGCGGCGATGAAGGAGGCGCTGCTGGTCCCCAACGCCGCGCTCCGTTTCCAGCCCTCCGACCCGGATGGGGCGGGAACCTCTGCCAGCACCGGCGGAATCCTTCAGAAGATCCTGCCGCGCCCTCCGAGGTCATCCCCCAAAAAGGTCAAGCAACAGACCGACAACAAAAAGGACCAGCAGGTCTGGATCATCGAGAATGGGGTGCCGACCGCTATTCCGGTGACGGTCGGATTGACCGATGGTCTGATGACCGCACTGATCGCAGGCGATGTGCGGCCGGGGATGGAACTCGTCGTCGAGCAACTGGAGAAAAAGCGATGA
- a CDS encoding Efflux transporter, outer membrane factor lipoprotein, NodT family → MMRTFHRPSGGSAVRTILLLIPAALLLLPACATVGPDYVRPEAASPAAWNTRLDEGLSPKAPDLPTLSQWWMTLEDPVLCGLIDQGIARNLDIETARARIREARAQLSAAGASLWPGVDTAGSATWSRGSENRGGGGTTELYSLGFDASWELDLFGGNRRTVEAASAELEAEEENLRDVLVTLLAEIALNYLDLRTVQARLRVTEENLTAQQETADLAQLRRQAGLTDELAVEQSRYNLEGTRSQIPLLHTAIESAKNRLAVLTGFAPGELHQRLDAVEPVPAPPAEIAVGVPAETLRQRPDVRRAERSLAAQTARIGVATADLYPRLRLFGSIGLESLSAGNLFDAGSLVRSIGPSLSWPLFDAGAIRSNIEVQSALQEQALCQYEATVLGALEEVENALQAYQDERERKRTLARAVEAARKAVELSRIKYEAGLTDFVSVLEAERSRLGFEDQMAQSAGNVAADLVRIYKALGGGWDTLASKEARGVNPS, encoded by the coding sequence ATGATGAGGACATTCCACAGACCGAGCGGCGGCAGCGCGGTTCGGACGATCCTGCTGCTGATCCCTGCGGCTCTGCTCCTGCTCCCAGCGTGCGCCACCGTGGGGCCGGATTATGTCAGGCCCGAGGCCGCTTCGCCTGCCGCCTGGAACACCCGCCTCGACGAGGGCTTAAGCCCGAAGGCCCCTGACCTTCCGACTCTGTCGCAGTGGTGGATGACACTGGAAGATCCGGTCCTCTGCGGCCTCATCGACCAGGGCATCGCCCGAAACCTCGATATCGAGACGGCACGGGCGAGGATACGCGAGGCCCGCGCCCAGCTCAGCGCCGCCGGGGCCAGCCTGTGGCCCGGCGTCGACACGGCCGGCAGTGCTACCTGGAGCCGAGGCAGCGAAAACCGCGGCGGCGGGGGCACGACAGAGCTCTATAGCCTCGGCTTCGATGCCTCGTGGGAACTGGATCTTTTCGGCGGGAACCGCCGCACGGTCGAGGCCGCTTCAGCCGAACTGGAGGCCGAGGAGGAGAATCTCCGCGATGTCCTGGTCACGCTGCTGGCCGAGATCGCCTTGAACTACCTGGACCTGCGCACGGTTCAGGCAAGGCTCCGTGTAACGGAGGAAAACCTCACCGCGCAGCAGGAAACGGCGGATCTAGCCCAACTGCGCCGGCAGGCCGGATTGACCGATGAACTGGCGGTCGAACAATCCCGCTACAACCTGGAAGGCACCCGCTCACAGATCCCGCTGCTGCACACCGCGATCGAGTCGGCCAAGAATCGTCTGGCCGTCTTGACAGGCTTTGCGCCCGGGGAACTTCACCAGAGGCTCGATGCCGTGGAACCGGTCCCTGCCCCACCCGCCGAGATTGCAGTCGGGGTGCCGGCCGAAACCCTTCGGCAGCGGCCGGACGTCCGGCGCGCCGAGCGCTCCCTTGCAGCCCAGACGGCGCGGATCGGCGTTGCCACGGCGGATCTGTACCCACGCCTCAGGCTCTTCGGAAGCATCGGACTCGAGTCCCTCTCGGCCGGGAACCTGTTCGACGCCGGCAGCCTCGTACGCAGCATCGGCCCCAGCCTGAGTTGGCCCCTCTTCGATGCCGGAGCGATACGCAGCAACATCGAAGTGCAGTCAGCCCTTCAGGAGCAGGCACTCTGCCAGTACGAAGCGACTGTCCTCGGCGCGCTCGAGGAGGTCGAAAACGCCCTCCAGGCCTATCAGGACGAACGGGAACGGAAGCGCACCCTCGCGCGGGCGGTCGAGGCCGCCCGGAAGGCCGTCGAGCTTTCCCGTATCAAGTACGAGGCAGGGCTGACCGACTTCGTCAGCGTGCTCGAGGCTGAGCGTTCCCGTCTGGGTTTCGAGGACCAGATGGCCCAAAGCGCCGGGAACGTCGCGGCCGACCTGGTGAGGATCTACAAGGCGCTGGGGGGAGGGTGGGACACCCTCGCCTCCAAGGAAGCACGGGGTGTGAATCCTTCATGA
- a CDS encoding hypothetical protein (Evidence 5 : Unknown function) has product MVFLADLGVNPCVRLSGGLEAATAQTVDCLDIGRSGIRPGLETLAVITDREPSRGRTSSKEVVMKHRTPIVTLIAFLALLIAIPLSAAAFKGPEQVETGPE; this is encoded by the coding sequence ATGGTCTTTCTGGCCGATCTCGGCGTCAACCCGTGCGTGCGCTTGTCCGGCGGCCTTGAAGCCGCCACCGCGCAAACAGTTGATTGCCTTGATATCGGCCGATCCGGGATCCGCCCCGGACTCGAAACCCTGGCCGTGATCACGGATCGCGAACCGTCCCGCGGCCGCACCTCGAGCAAGGAGGTTGTCATGAAGCACAGGACCCCTATCGTCACTCTCATTGCGTTTCTCGCCCTTCTGATTGCGATACCCCTCAGCGCGGCAGCGTTTAAAGGGCCGGAGCAGGTGGAAACGGGGCCCGAATGA
- a CDS encoding Signal transduction histidine kinase, whose translation MRLVYKTFLAFLATALAAVVMIAVLQVYLSHRFGDYLNQAALETMDDLVAELADVYRVDGNWTAFASEPDRWRATLRRFGSQSDPESKERQGVPSGGDLPEAAAQEGERPDETTGQRLPSPYRWMLKGLVLFDSDRKAVAGRLAGRDPATYAMREIRVDGVPAGWVGLPRRERPHTPLEADFRKAQSRAFLLVGGGVLLLVGLASLLFSKHILRPIGRLAKGTRLLADFDFDARIEVDTRDELGQLAEDFNRMAETLRKYEEMRRQWVADISHELRTPLAVLRGEIEALQDGIRKANRDTLQSLHAEIVRLGKMVDDLHLLSLADSQALMQHDDPVRPVEVLEKAAAGFLPLFDGEGIALSLDVQGCRDFVTQGDEHRLAQLYGNLLENTLRYTDAPGRLTITGREEGGQLVLCFEDTPPGVPEEALGRLFDRLYRVDKSRSRELGGSGLGLAICRQIVLAHGGEIHAEHSPAGGLLIRMIFPRAPKRAAGSGEKR comes from the coding sequence ATGCGATTGGTTTACAAGACATTTTTGGCCTTTCTGGCGACGGCCCTGGCGGCGGTGGTCATGATCGCCGTGCTCCAGGTCTACTTGTCCCACCGCTTCGGCGATTACCTCAATCAGGCGGCCCTCGAAACAATGGACGATCTGGTCGCCGAGCTGGCCGACGTCTATCGGGTGGATGGAAATTGGACGGCCTTCGCGTCCGAGCCGGATCGCTGGCGCGCTACGTTGCGGCGCTTCGGGTCCCAGAGCGACCCCGAGTCGAAGGAGCGTCAGGGGGTGCCATCGGGAGGAGACCTGCCGGAGGCTGCAGCGCAAGAGGGCGAGCGACCGGACGAGACGACGGGGCAGCGTCTGCCCTCCCCGTACCGCTGGATGTTGAAGGGGCTCGTCCTGTTCGATTCAGACCGCAAGGCGGTTGCCGGAAGGCTTGCCGGTCGCGACCCGGCGACCTATGCGATGCGCGAGATCCGCGTCGACGGGGTTCCAGCCGGGTGGGTGGGGCTGCCACGCCGCGAGCGTCCACACACCCCGCTGGAGGCCGACTTCAGAAAGGCGCAGTCAAGGGCATTCCTGCTGGTGGGGGGCGGCGTTCTTCTGCTCGTCGGGCTGGCTTCCCTGCTTTTCTCCAAGCACATCCTGAGGCCGATCGGCCGCCTGGCCAAGGGGACCCGTTTGCTTGCGGACTTCGATTTCGATGCGCGGATCGAGGTTGACACCAGGGATGAGCTTGGACAGCTCGCGGAGGACTTCAACCGAATGGCGGAAACGCTCCGGAAATATGAAGAGATGCGCCGGCAGTGGGTGGCGGATATCTCCCACGAACTGCGGACACCCCTGGCGGTCCTGCGGGGGGAGATCGAGGCCTTGCAGGACGGGATCCGGAAGGCGAACCGGGATACCCTTCAATCCCTGCATGCCGAGATCGTCCGCCTCGGCAAGATGGTGGACGATCTGCACCTCCTCTCGCTGGCCGATTCTCAGGCCCTGATGCAGCACGACGACCCTGTTCGGCCGGTTGAAGTCCTGGAGAAGGCTGCCGCCGGCTTCCTGCCGCTCTTTGACGGTGAGGGCATCGCACTCTCGTTGGATGTGCAGGGCTGCAGGGATTTTGTCACGCAGGGGGACGAACATCGTCTGGCGCAGCTTTACGGAAACCTCTTGGAAAACACCCTCCGCTACACGGATGCCCCCGGGCGATTGACGATTACGGGGCGGGAGGAGGGCGGCCAACTCGTGCTGTGCTTCGAGGACACCCCGCCGGGCGTTCCCGAAGAAGCCCTCGGGAGGCTTTTCGACCGCCTCTACCGGGTCGACAAATCCAGAAGCCGTGAACTGGGCGGGAGCGGCCTTGGCCTGGCGATCTGCCGTCAAATCGTTCTGGCGCACGGCGGTGAGATTCACGCCGAGCACAGCCCGGCAGGCGGGCTGCTCATCCGCATGATCTTTCCGCGCGCGCCGAAGCGGGCGGCGGGGAGCGGTGAAAAGAGGTAG
- the baeR gene encoding DNA-binding response regulator in two-component regulatory system with BaeS (Evidence 2a : Function from experimental evidences in other organisms; PubMedId : 8282725; Product type r : regulator), with protein sequence MARNQVLIVEDERKIAQILSDYLTAAGFTASILHRGDQVIAQVRRESPALILLDIMLPGMEGTDICREIRRFSTVPIIMVTARVEEVERIVGLELGADDYICKPFSPREVVARVKAVLRRTRAVPGRSAPLEAGPIFLDEARREASADGHPLNLTPSEFGLLKILMAQPGRVFSRNELINRVQGYAFDGYDRTIDTHIKNLRKKIAAGIPDREVIRTVYGVGYKFSLEPEDL encoded by the coding sequence ATGGCCCGGAACCAGGTTCTGATCGTAGAAGACGAGCGGAAAATCGCGCAGATCTTGTCGGATTACCTCACGGCGGCGGGGTTTACAGCCTCGATCCTGCACCGGGGCGATCAGGTGATCGCGCAGGTCAGAAGAGAGTCCCCGGCGCTGATCCTGCTGGATATCATGCTTCCCGGAATGGAGGGAACCGATATTTGCCGTGAGATCAGGCGGTTTTCTACGGTTCCGATCATCATGGTCACCGCCAGGGTGGAGGAGGTCGAGCGCATTGTCGGCCTGGAACTCGGGGCCGACGACTATATCTGCAAGCCGTTCAGCCCGCGTGAGGTCGTGGCACGGGTCAAGGCTGTGCTGCGCAGGACACGCGCCGTACCGGGCCGGTCCGCCCCGCTGGAGGCCGGCCCCATCTTCCTGGATGAGGCCAGACGCGAAGCGAGCGCCGACGGACACCCCCTGAATCTCACCCCCAGCGAGTTCGGACTCCTGAAGATCCTGATGGCGCAGCCAGGGCGCGTATTTTCCCGCAACGAGCTGATCAACCGCGTTCAGGGCTACGCCTTCGACGGGTACGACCGCACCATCGACACGCACATCAAGAATCTCCGCAAAAAGATCGCCGCAGGGATCCCTGATCGGGAGGTGATCCGGACGGTCTATGGCGTTGGCTACAAGTTCAGCCTTGAGCCTGAAGACCTCTGA
- a CDS encoding Response regulator receiver domain protein, with the protein MTVKWGVNMEKSLLNNKKVVIVDDEEDILETLSENLSMCEVTTANTFEDAKEKIEKEHFDIAILDIMGVDGYKLLELARKNKIIPVMLTANALSVEDTVKSFQGGAVSYVPKEKMSEIEMILNEVLEAQPKGKGLMRRWLERFDYYYEKKFGSDWKNGQKSFWDQFGYWV; encoded by the coding sequence TTGACTGTCAAATGGGGTGTGAATATGGAAAAAAGCTTATTGAATAACAAGAAAGTTGTTATCGTCGATGATGAAGAGGATATTTTAGAAACCTTATCTGAAAATTTGTCCATGTGTGAAGTTACAACTGCAAATACATTTGAAGATGCAAAAGAAAAGATTGAAAAAGAGCATTTTGATATTGCTATATTAGATATTATGGGCGTTGATGGATATAAACTCTTAGAGTTAGCTCGCAAAAATAAAATAATTCCTGTTATGTTGACTGCGAATGCTTTGAGCGTTGAAGATACCGTGAAATCATTTCAGGGTGGAGCTGTATCGTACGTTCCTAAAGAGAAGATGAGCGAAATCGAGATGATCCTGAACGAAGTGCTCGAAGCACAGCCTAAGGGCAAGGGTCTTATGAGACGCTGGCTCGAAAGATTTGATTATTATTATGAGAAAAAGTTTGGATCAGATTGGAAAAACGGCCAAAAGTCATTCTGGGACCAATTCGGTTATTGGGTCTAG
- a CDS encoding Enoyl-CoA hydratase/isomerase, which produces MSYQQITYSVEKNILTITLNRPEKRNAWTWVMANELRDAMLRAERDGDVRVVVLTGAGNAFCSGADLDELKNAGNLLQEVLREDNQDTPEKQVSILMKTKTDEELDPENPSGKRGDFRKRFSYFLGVEKPVIAAVNGPAVGLGFVVGLYCDIRFASDQARFSTAFSRRGLIAEHGISWILPRIAGLANAFDLLFSARMIDASEALSMGLVSRVFPQGEFMARVKDYASVLATEVSPRSLGVMKRQVYRAQFQTLAAAWQEADAEMLQSFRSEDAKEGVAHFLEKRAPKFTGR; this is translated from the coding sequence ATGTCATATCAGCAAATAACCTACAGCGTTGAAAAAAATATCCTGACCATTACGTTGAACCGCCCTGAAAAGCGCAATGCTTGGACGTGGGTGATGGCCAACGAACTCAGGGATGCAATGCTCAGGGCCGAGCGTGACGGTGATGTCCGGGTGGTCGTGCTGACGGGGGCCGGAAATGCCTTTTGTTCGGGCGCCGACCTGGATGAATTGAAAAATGCAGGGAATCTTCTGCAAGAGGTGTTGAGAGAGGACAATCAGGATACACCTGAGAAACAGGTTTCCATCCTGATGAAGACGAAGACGGATGAAGAACTCGATCCGGAAAACCCCTCCGGCAAGCGGGGGGATTTCCGCAAGCGGTTCTCTTATTTCCTCGGCGTGGAAAAACCGGTCATAGCGGCGGTCAACGGGCCTGCTGTCGGTCTGGGCTTTGTGGTCGGTCTTTATTGCGACATCCGGTTTGCATCGGACCAGGCGAGGTTTTCGACAGCCTTTTCCCGGCGCGGTTTGATCGCCGAGCACGGCATCAGTTGGATCCTGCCGAGGATTGCAGGCCTGGCGAACGCTTTCGATCTGCTTTTCTCCGCAAGGATGATCGACGCCTCGGAGGCCTTGAGCATGGGCCTGGTGAGCCGGGTGTTTCCCCAGGGCGAATTCATGGCGCGCGTGAAGGATTATGCCTCCGTCCTTGCGACGGAGGTCTCCCCCCGGTCGCTGGGTGTCATGAAACGGCAGGTCTACCGCGCGCAGTTTCAGACCCTGGCCGCGGCGTGGCAGGAGGCGGATGCCGAGATGTTGCAGAGTTTTCGCTCCGAGGATGCCAAGGAAGGCGTCGCGCACTTCCTGGAGAAGCGTGCGCCGAAATTCACCGGGAGATAG
- a CDS encoding conserved hypothetical protein (Evidence 4 : Unknown function but conserved in other organisms), translating to MKKTGKLEIHSHDLRILKPVHRSIRRIKRDHSPTVHGFRIWKSSWMLIDFIQHQHLPGGLNILDVGCGWGLAGIYCAKNLAAKVTCMDIDAEVFPFLEIQAQANDVDITTLRLGIGDLTQSDLQDFDLVMGADICFWDELVSPWHKLIRRANRTEKTAVILADPGRTPFDKLERRCITDYNQEAVSWEISDPFSYRGRILKIN from the coding sequence ATGAAAAAAACAGGAAAACTGGAGATCCACTCCCACGACTTGAGAATCCTGAAACCGGTACACCGCTCGATCCGGAGAATCAAACGCGACCATTCCCCCACCGTACACGGGTTTCGCATCTGGAAATCGAGCTGGATGCTGATCGACTTTATCCAGCATCAGCACCTGCCGGGCGGCCTGAATATCCTGGATGTCGGGTGCGGTTGGGGATTGGCCGGGATTTACTGCGCCAAGAATTTGGCCGCAAAGGTCACCTGCATGGATATCGACGCAGAGGTGTTCCCGTTCCTGGAGATTCAGGCCCAGGCAAACGACGTCGACATCACGACGCTCCGCCTCGGGATAGGGGACCTCACACAATCCGATCTGCAGGATTTCGATCTCGTCATGGGTGCGGACATCTGCTTCTGGGACGAACTGGTATCCCCGTGGCACAAACTGATACGCCGGGCCAACCGGACCGAAAAGACCGCCGTCATCCTGGCCGACCCGGGCAGAACCCCCTTTGACAAGCTCGAGCGCCGCTGCATCACGGATTACAACCAGGAGGCGGTTTCATGGGAGATCTCCGATCCCTTCTCCTACAGGGGCCGCATCCTGAAGATCAACTGA
- the cspC gene encoding stress protein, member of the CspA-family (Evidence 2a : Function from experimental evidences in other organisms; PubMedId : 12071744, 20345064, 7984109, 8022261, 9298646, 9868784, 9921691; Product type f : factor) has translation MANGTVKWFNDSKGFGFIEQENGPDVFVHHSGIAGSGFKSLREGAHVTFDIEEGKKGPAAVNVVER, from the coding sequence ATGGCGAATGGAACGGTCAAGTGGTTTAATGACAGCAAAGGCTTCGGCTTCATCGAGCAGGAAAACGGTCCCGATGTTTTCGTGCACCATTCAGGGATTGCAGGCAGCGGATTCAAGTCCCTGCGAGAAGGTGCCCATGTCACGTTTGATATCGAAGAAGGCAAAAAGGGCCCGGCTGCCGTCAATGTAGTCGAGCGCTGA
- a CDS encoding hypothetical protein (Evidence 5 : Unknown function) yields MTIFLYTLRVFSPTPAGRVPVSSHPSGAQSHRFAAGRCLTNINESKHLSGRDLVVAAQATVQIDAEIGQKDPFRIGNHFGVNPHLCVGGLESPSAS; encoded by the coding sequence ATGACAATTTTTCTTTACACGCTGCGCGTGTTCAGTCCCACCCCTGCGGGGCGGGTCCCGGTGTCTTCACACCCTTCGGGCGCTCAGTCCCACCGCTTCGCGGCGGGTCGCTGTTTGACTAATATAAATGAAAGCAAGCATTTGAGCGGACGCGACCTGGTGGTCGCCGCACAAGCAACCGTGCAGATTGACGCCGAGATTGGCCAAAAAGACCCTTTCCGGATTGGAAACCATTTCGGTGTCAATCCGCACCTTTGCGTCGGCGGCCTGGAGTCCCCTTCCGCGTCATAG
- a CDS encoding hypothetical protein (Evidence 5 : Unknown function), producing MVSNPERVFLANLGVNLHGCLCGDHQVASAQMLAFIYISQTATRREAVGLSARRV from the coding sequence ATGGTTTCCAATCCGGAAAGGGTCTTTTTGGCCAATCTCGGCGTCAATCTGCACGGTTGCTTGTGCGGCGACCACCAGGTCGCGTCCGCTCAAATGCTTGCTTTCATTTATATTAGTCAAACAGCGACCCGCCGCGAAGCGGTGGGACTGAGCGCCCGAAGGGTGTGA